In Paenibacillus sp. JQZ6Y-1, one genomic interval encodes:
- the ispF gene encoding 2-C-methyl-D-erythritol 2,4-cyclodiphosphate synthase, which translates to MIRIGQGFDVHQLVEGRPCIIGGVTIPYEKGLLGHSDADVLLHTIADAALGALALGDIGKHFPDTDPEFKDADSVKLLQHVWGLIRERGYVLGNVDATIIAQKPKMAPYIPQMAEVIASVLEAEIDQVNVKATTTEWLGFAGRGEGIAAQAVICLVKES; encoded by the coding sequence ATGATTCGTATAGGTCAGGGATTTGATGTGCATCAGCTGGTCGAGGGCCGCCCGTGCATCATTGGTGGAGTGACCATTCCATATGAAAAAGGGCTGCTCGGTCATTCCGACGCAGACGTGCTGCTGCATACGATTGCTGATGCAGCGCTTGGCGCATTGGCACTAGGCGATATTGGCAAGCATTTTCCCGATACCGATCCAGAATTCAAGGATGCAGATAGCGTGAAACTGCTGCAGCATGTATGGGGACTCATCCGTGAGCGCGGTTATGTATTAGGCAATGTCGATGCAACGATTATTGCGCAAAAGCCGAAAATGGCTCCTTATATTCCACAGATGGCAGAAGTCATTGCTTCGGTATTGGAAGCAGAGATCGATCAAGTGAACGTGAAAGCAACAACAACCGAATGGCTTGGCTTTGCGGGTCGCGGTGAAGGCATTGCTGCCCAAGCAGTCATTTGTCTCGTCAAAGAATCCTAA
- the gltX gene encoding glutamate--tRNA ligase yields MSNEIRVRYAPSPTGHLHIGNARTALFNYLFARSQGGKFIIRIEDTDVKRNVEGGEENQLSYLKWLGIEWDESIDVGGNYGPYRQTERLDLYRPYWEDLLNRGLAYKCYSTEQELEQEREEQIARGETPRYSGKHRDLTDEQRAAFEAEGRIPSIRFRVPENKTYTFNDIVKGEISFTTEDTGDFVIVKKDGIPTYNFAVALDDHLMEISHVLRGEDHVSNTPRQLMIYEALGWEPPQFGHMTLIVNENHKKLSKRDESIIQFIEQYDQLGYLPEALFNFIALLGWSPEGEEEIFSHDDLIRIFNAKRLSKSPAVFDTNKLAHLNNTYIKNADTDRITAMAIPHLQKAGRLPAELSEEQQAWAHDLVALYQEQLVAASDIVTLSEMFFRSHLQLDAEGQQLLSEEHVKPVLQALLDKIKASDEFSPTVAATLIKEVQKETGYKGKQLFMPIRVALTGEMHGRDLNHTIYLLGRDRVIERLESQIKGA; encoded by the coding sequence ATGTCGAATGAAATACGCGTACGTTATGCACCAAGTCCAACTGGACACCTGCATATTGGTAACGCCCGTACCGCTCTATTTAATTATCTGTTTGCCCGCAGTCAAGGTGGCAAATTTATTATCCGTATTGAAGATACCGATGTGAAGCGTAATGTAGAGGGCGGCGAGGAGAACCAGCTGTCTTATCTCAAATGGCTTGGTATCGAATGGGATGAAAGTATCGACGTAGGCGGCAACTATGGTCCGTATCGTCAAACGGAGCGTCTGGATCTGTATCGTCCATACTGGGAAGACCTGCTGAATCGCGGGCTGGCATACAAATGCTATTCCACCGAGCAGGAGTTAGAGCAAGAGCGTGAAGAACAGATTGCTCGTGGCGAAACGCCTCGCTATTCTGGCAAACACCGCGATCTGACGGATGAGCAGCGCGCTGCTTTTGAAGCCGAAGGACGCATTCCAAGCATTCGCTTCCGCGTACCGGAAAACAAAACGTATACCTTCAATGATATTGTCAAAGGCGAAATCTCCTTTACAACTGAGGATACCGGTGACTTTGTTATTGTTAAAAAAGACGGCATTCCAACGTATAACTTTGCCGTTGCATTGGATGACCATCTGATGGAGATTTCTCATGTTCTGCGTGGGGAAGACCATGTCTCCAATACACCGCGTCAATTGATGATCTATGAAGCGCTGGGCTGGGAACCACCGCAATTTGGTCATATGACCCTGATCGTCAACGAAAACCACAAAAAGCTGAGCAAACGCGACGAATCGATCATTCAATTTATCGAGCAATATGATCAACTGGGTTATCTGCCAGAAGCACTGTTCAACTTTATTGCCCTGCTGGGCTGGTCGCCAGAAGGAGAAGAAGAAATCTTCTCGCATGACGATCTGATCCGTATTTTCAATGCGAAGCGTCTGTCCAAAAGCCCAGCAGTGTTCGATACCAACAAGCTGGCGCATCTGAACAATACGTACATCAAAAATGCAGATACCGATCGCATTACCGCAATGGCAATTCCGCATCTGCAAAAAGCAGGTCGTCTGCCAGCTGAACTAAGCGAAGAACAGCAAGCATGGGCGCATGATCTGGTGGCATTGTATCAAGAGCAACTGGTGGCTGCTTCCGATATCGTAACGCTGTCCGAAATGTTCTTCCGTTCGCATCTGCAACTGGATGCTGAAGGTCAGCAACTGCTGAGCGAGGAGCATGTGAAACCGGTCTTGCAGGCGCTGCTGGACAAAATCAAAGCATCGGATGAGTTCAGCCCAACCGTAGCGGCGACATTGATCAAAGAAGTGCAAAAGGAAACAGGCTATAAAGGCAAACAGCTGTTTATGCCGATCCGCGTTGCCTTGACTGGCGAAATGCACGGTCGTGATCTGAACCATACCATTTACCTGCTTGGACGTGATCGTGTTATTGAACGTCTTGAATCTCAGATCAAAGGCGCTTAA
- the cysE gene encoding serine O-acetyltransferase, translating to MLTNLRSDVRAVFDNDPAARGWFEVIFTYSGLHAIWGHRLAHWFYGKKCFTIARVVSQMSRFMTGIEIHPGATIGKRLFIDHGMGVVIGETCEIGDDVVIYQGVTLGGTGKEKGKRHPTIGNSVVIGSGAKVLGSFSVGSNSNIGSNSVVLREVPPNSTVVGIPGKIVIQDGKRADRLSHQMPDPVASRLAELQAEIDRLKQELEQQQRQIDHRLMAGRDHSRHSS from the coding sequence ATGCTGACCAATTTAAGATCCGATGTCCGCGCCGTGTTCGATAATGATCCCGCTGCGCGTGGCTGGTTTGAAGTCATCTTTACCTATTCAGGACTGCATGCAATCTGGGGACACCGGCTTGCTCACTGGTTTTATGGCAAAAAGTGTTTTACGATTGCACGGGTTGTTTCACAGATGAGTCGTTTTATGACTGGTATTGAGATTCATCCCGGTGCAACGATCGGCAAGCGGCTATTCATTGACCATGGCATGGGTGTGGTGATTGGCGAAACTTGTGAGATCGGCGATGATGTGGTTATTTACCAAGGGGTCACACTGGGTGGTACTGGCAAGGAGAAAGGCAAACGCCATCCGACCATCGGCAATAGCGTCGTGATCGGCTCGGGTGCCAAAGTGCTTGGTTCCTTCTCCGTTGGCTCTAACTCTAACATCGGCTCAAATTCCGTCGTACTGCGCGAAGTGCCGCCAAATAGTACCGTTGTTGGTATTCCGGGCAAAATCGTCATTCAGGATGGCAAGCGGGCTGATCGACTCAGCCATCAGATGCCCGATCCAGTCGCATCTCGTTTGGCAGAGCTGCAAGCGGAGATTGACCGTCTCAAACAAGAGCTGGAACAGCAGCAACGTCAGATTGACCACAGACTGATGGCTGGTCGCGATCATAGCCGTCATTCGTCATAA
- the cysS gene encoding cysteine--tRNA ligase has translation MALQIYNTMSRKKEEFVSQIPGEVKMYVCGPTVYDYIHIGNARPMIFFDVVRSYLENQKYKVDYAVNFTDVDDKLIRKAEQLDTTVIEVAERFIDAYFADLEGLGIRRATLHPRVTENMDIILDFISTLVDKGYAYAKEGDVYFRTRKFSKYGQLSHQKLDELQFGIRIEVDKRKENPEDFVLWKAAKPGEIFWESPWGNGRPGWHIECSAMARHYLGDTLDIHGGGQDLQFPHHECECAQSESVTGKPLSNYWMHNGFIRIDDEKMSKSLGNGILVKDLRAAHKPAAIRYLMLSTHYRNPLNYTDDTMTQAENSVERITNAVENVKHRLSSSDTVSPVDAQLAVRVDEIRALFHEKMQDDFNTPDAITAVFEWVNEANQLLQRDVVQQESLEALLALFDEMNEVLRLYWAEEELLDEDVEKLIAERVEARTNKNWARSDEIRDLLSAQGIILEDTPQGMRWRRK, from the coding sequence ATGGCATTGCAAATTTACAATACCATGAGCCGCAAAAAAGAAGAGTTTGTTAGTCAGATACCTGGCGAAGTGAAAATGTATGTATGCGGTCCAACCGTGTATGACTATATTCATATTGGTAATGCGCGTCCGATGATCTTTTTTGATGTCGTACGTAGCTATCTGGAAAATCAAAAATACAAAGTAGACTATGCAGTGAACTTTACCGATGTAGATGACAAGCTGATTCGCAAGGCGGAGCAACTGGATACAACCGTCATCGAAGTAGCGGAGCGTTTTATCGATGCTTATTTTGCCGATCTGGAAGGTCTGGGCATTCGCCGCGCGACTCTTCATCCTCGTGTAACTGAGAATATGGACATCATTCTGGACTTTATCAGTACACTAGTGGACAAAGGCTACGCATATGCCAAAGAAGGGGATGTATACTTCCGTACCCGCAAATTCTCGAAGTATGGACAATTGTCTCATCAAAAGCTGGACGAACTGCAATTTGGTATCCGCATTGAAGTCGACAAGCGCAAAGAAAATCCAGAAGACTTTGTGTTATGGAAAGCAGCTAAGCCGGGCGAGATTTTCTGGGAAAGTCCTTGGGGCAACGGTCGTCCAGGCTGGCATATCGAGTGCTCGGCGATGGCGCGCCATTATCTAGGCGATACATTGGACATTCACGGCGGTGGACAAGATCTACAATTCCCTCACCATGAGTGCGAATGCGCGCAATCCGAATCCGTGACTGGCAAGCCGCTGTCCAACTACTGGATGCACAACGGCTTTATCCGTATCGACGATGAGAAAATGTCCAAATCGCTTGGCAACGGCATTCTGGTCAAAGACCTGCGTGCCGCACACAAACCAGCAGCAATCCGTTATCTGATGCTATCCACTCACTATCGCAATCCGCTCAACTATACCGACGATACAATGACGCAGGCAGAAAATAGTGTAGAGCGTATCACCAATGCCGTAGAAAACGTGAAGCATCGTCTGTCCTCTTCGGATACTGTCTCTCCGGTAGATGCGCAACTGGCAGTGCGTGTAGACGAGATCCGTGCCCTGTTCCATGAAAAAATGCAGGATGACTTCAATACGCCAGATGCGATTACCGCTGTATTCGAATGGGTGAACGAAGCGAACCAATTGCTGCAACGCGATGTGGTACAACAAGAATCGCTGGAAGCATTGTTGGCACTGTTTGACGAAATGAACGAAGTGCTGCGTCTGTACTGGGCAGAAGAAGAGCTGCTGGACGAAGATGTAGAGAAGCTCATCGCGGAACGCGTCGAAGCACGTACCAACAAAAATTGGGCGCGCTCCGATGAAATTCGCGATCTGCTATCTGCACAGGGCATTATTCTTGAAGATACGCCGCAGGGTATGAGATGGCGCCGCAAATGA
- a CDS encoding Mini-ribonuclease 3, which produces MTPSEQEQSFQGWFPFPPSRPLEQLPPLALAYMGDAIHEVAVRQYILSGKNLRPNHMHRLSTGFVSAGAQARILLHVEPMLTDEEASIVRQGRNAKSGTVPKNASVLDYRYATAWECLLGYLYYRGQQERILELITTGIQHLEQQPK; this is translated from the coding sequence ATGACCCCTTCAGAACAGGAGCAATCTTTCCAAGGCTGGTTTCCATTCCCGCCTTCTCGCCCGTTGGAGCAGCTGCCACCGCTGGCGCTAGCCTATATGGGCGATGCCATTCATGAAGTCGCTGTAAGGCAATATATATTGTCCGGCAAAAATCTGCGTCCTAATCATATGCACCGGTTGTCAACAGGCTTTGTTTCCGCCGGTGCGCAGGCGCGTATTTTATTGCATGTAGAGCCTATGCTGACCGACGAAGAAGCCAGCATTGTTCGTCAGGGACGCAATGCCAAATCTGGCACCGTACCGAAAAATGCTAGCGTGCTGGATTACCGATATGCGACAGCATGGGAGTGCCTGCTTGGCTATCTGTATTATCGCGGACAGCAAGAGCGCATTCTGGAGCTGATCACTACGGGCATTCAACATTTAGAGCAGCAACCAAAATGA
- the rlmB gene encoding 23S rRNA (guanosine(2251)-2'-O)-methyltransferase RlmB has protein sequence MEEEYIAGKHSVTEALRAGRSINKIWIAEGAQKNLVQPVVAEAREKGIVIQYVDKRKLDSFVPGVQHQGVIAQAAPYEYAEVEDILEAAQAKGEAPFILLLDEIEDPHNLGSILRTADCTGVHGVIIPKRRSAGITATVSKTSAGAVEYVPVARVTNLGQTIDRLKEQGVWVVGTDVATDSSLYQADVFTGPVAVVIGNEGKGMGRLIREKCDVLVKLPMQGQINSLNASVAAGVVMYEVLRRRQSLG, from the coding sequence ATGGAAGAAGAATACATCGCCGGTAAGCATTCCGTAACGGAAGCATTGCGCGCTGGCAGAAGCATCAATAAAATATGGATCGCCGAGGGCGCACAGAAAAATTTAGTGCAACCCGTAGTCGCTGAAGCTCGCGAAAAGGGCATCGTGATCCAATATGTAGACAAGCGCAAGCTGGACAGCTTTGTACCGGGCGTACAGCATCAGGGCGTTATCGCGCAAGCCGCACCTTATGAATACGCGGAGGTAGAAGACATCCTGGAAGCAGCACAGGCAAAAGGCGAAGCGCCATTTATCCTGCTGCTGGATGAGATTGAAGATCCGCATAACCTAGGCTCGATCCTGCGGACAGCAGATTGCACCGGTGTACACGGCGTCATCATTCCGAAGCGTCGCTCGGCAGGCATCACCGCTACCGTATCCAAAACATCCGCTGGTGCAGTAGAGTATGTGCCAGTTGCACGCGTGACGAATCTGGGACAAACGATTGATCGTCTCAAGGAGCAAGGCGTATGGGTTGTCGGTACAGATGTTGCTACCGATAGTAGTTTGTACCAAGCGGACGTATTCACTGGTCCGGTTGCTGTTGTCATCGGTAACGAAGGCAAGGGCATGGGCAGACTAATTCGCGAAAAATGCGATGTACTGGTGAAGCTCCCGATGCAAGGTCAGATCAACTCGCTCAATGCGTCCGTTGCCGCTGGTGTGGTCATGTACGAAGTACTCCGCCGCCGTCAGTCGCTGGGTTAG
- a CDS encoding NYN domain-containing protein, whose amino-acid sequence MADLRDVLLVDGYNMIGSWPDLVELAENSLQEARDRLLERLANYQAFSGQRVVAVFDAYRVPGLGKSYEQGRVELYFTKEKETADEAIERFVGQLKHRRRQIYVATSDMTEQHVIFGQGALRISARELLIEVQIGEREIRQRIREQRLDSNRNTLDGKLNPQQRLMFEKWRRGE is encoded by the coding sequence ATGGCTGATCTCCGCGATGTTCTGCTGGTGGATGGTTATAACATGATCGGATCGTGGCCCGACCTGGTGGAACTGGCGGAAAATAGCCTTCAGGAGGCGCGTGATCGACTGCTGGAACGGCTAGCGAATTACCAGGCCTTTTCCGGGCAGCGTGTTGTTGCCGTATTTGATGCTTATCGAGTTCCTGGATTAGGCAAATCGTACGAGCAAGGACGCGTGGAGCTGTATTTTACGAAGGAAAAGGAAACGGCAGATGAGGCAATTGAGCGTTTTGTCGGTCAATTGAAGCATCGACGCAGACAAATCTATGTGGCGACGAGCGATATGACGGAGCAGCATGTGATCTTCGGTCAGGGCGCATTGCGTATATCCGCACGTGAGCTATTGATCGAAGTACAGATCGGCGAACGCGAGATTCGGCAGCGAATCCGTGAGCAACGACTTGATAGCAATCGCAATACGCTCGATGGCAAACTCAATCCACAGCAGCGTCTAATGTTTGAAAAATGGCGCAGGGGAGAATAG
- the sigH gene encoding RNA polymerase sporulation sigma factor SigH, with product MSVDLKDIMVSPYDYQSDEDLVEAVRHGDSEALEYLITKYKNFVRAKARSYFLIGADREDIVQEGMIGLYKSIRDFKNDKLSSFKVFAELCITRQIITAIKTATRQKHIPLNSYVSLDKPIYDEDSDRTLLDVICGSPMSDPEELVINKEEFTGLEDKMSEILSDLERKVLMLYLDGRSYQEIAVDLCRHVKSIDNALQRVKRKLERYLEVRDEQ from the coding sequence GTGAGTGTCGACCTCAAAGATATCATGGTATCACCATATGATTACCAGAGCGATGAAGATCTTGTGGAAGCTGTCCGTCATGGCGATTCCGAAGCGCTGGAGTACTTGATTACCAAGTATAAGAATTTTGTCCGCGCCAAAGCCCGTTCGTATTTTCTGATCGGTGCTGACCGCGAGGATATTGTACAGGAAGGCATGATCGGCCTGTATAAATCAATCCGCGACTTCAAAAACGATAAGCTGTCTTCGTTCAAAGTCTTTGCCGAGCTGTGTATTACTCGTCAGATTATTACGGCGATCAAAACAGCCACCCGGCAAAAGCACATTCCGCTGAACTCCTATGTCTCTCTGGATAAACCGATCTATGATGAAGATTCCGACCGTACACTGCTCGATGTGATCTGTGGTTCGCCCATGTCCGATCCTGAAGAACTGGTGATCAACAAGGAGGAATTTACGGGTCTTGAAGACAAGATGTCCGAAATTCTGAGCGATCTGGAACGCAAAGTACTAATGCTGTATCTGGATGGACGTTCCTATCAGGAAATCGCGGTCGATCTGTGCCGCCACGTCAAATCTATCGACAATGCACTGCAGCGTGTCAAACGCAAACTGGAACGGTATCTTGAAGTGCGGGACGAACAATAA
- the secE gene encoding preprotein translocase subunit SecE, which translates to MARSFKSLFSFFSESWAELKKVRWPNRKELINYTLIVIGTILFVGIYFWVLDIGISAVIEAII; encoded by the coding sequence GTGGCACGAAGCTTCAAGTCTTTGTTTTCCTTTTTCTCCGAAAGCTGGGCTGAACTTAAAAAGGTTCGCTGGCCTAATCGTAAAGAGCTGATAAACTATACACTGATTGTTATCGGTACGATTTTGTTTGTTGGCATTTATTTTTGGGTTTTGGATATCGGCATTTCCGCTGTGATCGAAGCGATAATTTAA
- the nusG gene encoding transcription termination/antitermination protein NusG, whose protein sequence is MEKRWYVVHTYSGYENKVKANLEKRVESMGMEDKIFRVLVPMEEELVNKDGKKKTVMRKVYPGYVLVEMIQTDDSWYVVRNTPGVTGFVGSTGSGSKPTALLPEEVEQILKHMGMEEPKENIDFDIKESVRIKVGPFANFVGSVEEILVEKSKLRVHVNMFGRETPLELDYTQVEKI, encoded by the coding sequence ATGGAAAAAAGATGGTACGTCGTTCATACCTATTCCGGGTATGAAAACAAGGTCAAGGCCAATTTGGAAAAACGCGTTGAGTCCATGGGCATGGAAGACAAGATTTTCCGGGTTCTTGTTCCGATGGAAGAAGAGCTGGTAAACAAAGACGGTAAGAAAAAAACTGTCATGCGTAAAGTTTACCCCGGTTATGTGCTTGTTGAAATGATCCAGACCGATGATTCTTGGTATGTAGTACGCAATACTCCTGGTGTGACCGGCTTTGTCGGTTCAACAGGTTCAGGCTCTAAGCCGACTGCGCTGCTGCCAGAAGAAGTGGAACAGATTCTCAAACATATGGGTATGGAAGAGCCGAAGGAGAATATCGACTTCGACATCAAAGAATCCGTACGCATCAAAGTTGGACCGTTTGCGAATTTTGTTGGCTCCGTGGAAGAAATCTTGGTTGAGAAGAGTAAGCTCAGAGTGCATGTTAACATGTTCGGACGGGAAACCCCGCTTGAGCTGGATTATACTCAAGTGGAAAAGATATAA
- the rplK gene encoding 50S ribosomal protein L11 yields the protein MAKKVIKMVKLQIPAGKANPAPPVGPALGQAGVNIMAFCKEFNARTADQAGLIIPVEITVFEDRSFTFITKTPPAAVLLKVAAKIEKGSGEPNKKKVAVVKRSAVREIAEQKMPDLNAASIEAAMLMVEGTARSMGITIED from the coding sequence ATGGCTAAAAAGGTAATCAAAATGGTAAAACTGCAAATCCCAGCTGGTAAAGCGAACCCGGCTCCTCCAGTAGGTCCGGCATTGGGTCAAGCAGGTGTCAACATCATGGCATTCTGTAAAGAATTCAACGCTCGTACAGCAGATCAAGCAGGTTTGATCATTCCGGTTGAGATCACAGTGTTTGAAGATCGTTCTTTCACTTTCATCACTAAAACTCCACCGGCTGCAGTTCTTCTGAAAGTGGCTGCTAAGATCGAAAAAGGATCTGGCGAACCGAACAAGAAGAAAGTTGCAGTTGTGAAACGTTCTGCAGTTCGTGAAATTGCTGAACAAAAAATGCCTGACCTGAACGCAGCTTCGATCGAAGCAGCAATGTTGATGGTTGAAGGTACAGCACGTAGCATGGGTATCACAATCGAAGACTAA
- the rplA gene encoding 50S ribosomal protein L1: MAKHGKKYLEAVKLIDSEATYEPTEAVALVKKAATAKFDETVEAAVRLGVDPRKQDQAVRGVVVLPHGTGKTQRVLVFAKGEKAKEAEAAGADFVGDQDMINKIQQGWFEFDVCVATPDMMSEVGKLGRLLGGKGLMPNPKAGTVTFDVTKAVQEIKAGKIEYRLDKAGQIHAPIGKVSFTEEQLNENLKALVDALNRAKPAAAKGVYLKNIAVSSTMGPSARVNAATYR, translated from the coding sequence ATGGCTAAACATGGTAAAAAGTATCTGGAAGCTGTTAAGCTGATTGACAGCGAAGCTACTTACGAGCCAACTGAAGCAGTTGCTTTGGTTAAAAAGGCAGCTACTGCAAAATTCGACGAAACTGTTGAAGCAGCAGTACGTCTGGGTGTTGACCCTCGTAAACAAGACCAAGCTGTTCGTGGCGTAGTTGTACTGCCACACGGTACTGGTAAAACTCAACGTGTTCTCGTATTCGCAAAAGGCGAAAAAGCAAAAGAAGCGGAAGCTGCTGGCGCTGACTTCGTAGGCGATCAGGACATGATCAACAAAATCCAACAAGGATGGTTCGAATTTGATGTCTGCGTAGCTACGCCGGACATGATGAGCGAAGTTGGTAAACTGGGTCGTCTGCTGGGTGGTAAAGGTCTGATGCCTAACCCTAAAGCAGGTACAGTTACATTCGACGTTACCAAAGCTGTTCAAGAAATCAAAGCTGGTAAAATCGAATACCGTCTGGACAAAGCAGGACAAATTCACGCGCCAATCGGTAAAGTTTCCTTCACTGAAGAGCAACTGAACGAGAACCTCAAAGCTCTCGTTGACGCTCTGAACCGCGCTAAACCAGCTGCGGCAAAAGGTGTTTACCTGAAAAACATTGCGGTATCTTCCACAATGGGACCAAGCGCGCGCGTAAACGCTGCAACTTACAGATAA
- the rplJ gene encoding 50S ribosomal protein L10 has product MANAKVIQAKQEAVEVVAAKLRESVSTVVADYRGLNVAQVTELRKQLREAGVEFQVLKNTLVRRATESAELTELNEVLSGPTAIAFSKDDAVIAAKILNDFAKTNDALELKGGVVEGRVVSADEIKALAALPSREGLLSMLLSVLQAPVRNFALAVKAVSEKEEQSA; this is encoded by the coding sequence TTGGCAAACGCAAAAGTAATCCAGGCAAAACAGGAAGCGGTAGAAGTAGTAGCAGCAAAACTGCGCGAGAGCGTATCGACTGTTGTAGCTGACTATCGTGGTCTGAACGTAGCTCAAGTTACAGAATTGCGCAAACAACTGCGTGAAGCTGGCGTTGAGTTCCAGGTATTGAAAAATACACTGGTTCGCCGCGCAACTGAGTCTGCTGAATTGACTGAACTGAACGAAGTGCTGAGCGGTCCTACCGCTATCGCTTTCAGTAAAGACGATGCAGTAATCGCAGCTAAAATTCTGAACGACTTTGCTAAAACCAACGATGCGCTTGAACTGAAAGGCGGCGTTGTAGAAGGTCGCGTAGTAAGCGCGGACGAAATCAAAGCGCTGGCAGCACTGCCATCCCGCGAAGGTCTCTTGTCCATGCTGCTTAGCGTACTTCAAGCTCCAGTTCGCAACTTCGCACTGGCAGTTAAAGCAGTATCCGAGAAAGAAGAGCAAAGCGCGTAA
- the rplL gene encoding 50S ribosomal protein L7/L12 → MSQEQILEAIKGMTVLELNDLVKAIEEEFGVTAAAPVAAAAGGGAAAEAEQTEFDVVLTSAGASKINVIKAVREVTGLGLKEAKEVVDNAPKAIKEGVAKEEAESIKAKLEEAGASVELK, encoded by the coding sequence ATGAGTCAAGAGCAAATCCTTGAAGCCATCAAAGGCATGACTGTACTGGAACTGAACGATCTGGTAAAAGCAATCGAAGAAGAATTCGGCGTAACTGCAGCAGCTCCAGTAGCAGCAGCAGCTGGCGGCGGCGCAGCAGCAGAAGCTGAGCAAACTGAGTTTGATGTAGTACTGACTTCCGCTGGTGCTTCCAAAATCAACGTAATCAAAGCAGTTCGCGAAGTAACTGGTCTGGGTCTGAAAGAAGCTAAAGAAGTAGTAGACAACGCTCCTAAAGCAATCAAAGAAGGCGTTGCTAAAGAAGAAGCTGAATCCATCAAAGCAAAACTGGAAGAAGCTGGCGCATCTGTAGAATTGAAATAA
- a CDS encoding class I SAM-dependent methyltransferase — MGDHYYSSQPGAAHERRKLETELRGRKFTFVSDSGVFSKTGIDYGSRVLIEALHIPEDANVLDVGCGYGPMGLSAAILAPKGHVTMLDVNERAVQLARENARLNNIDNVEVKVSDRLEAVAGQSFDVVITNPPIRAGKETVHSIFEQAYEHLNPGGSLWIVIQKKQGAPSAWAKLEQLFDEVEEVTKDKGYRIFKATK; from the coding sequence ATGGGAGATCATTATTATTCCAGTCAACCGGGAGCTGCACACGAACGTCGCAAGCTCGAGACAGAGCTGCGCGGACGGAAGTTTACCTTTGTCAGTGATTCGGGTGTCTTTTCCAAAACAGGAATTGATTATGGTAGCCGCGTATTGATTGAGGCACTGCACATCCCAGAGGACGCCAACGTATTGGATGTAGGATGTGGCTATGGTCCCATGGGGCTGTCAGCAGCGATTCTTGCACCAAAGGGACATGTTACGATGCTGGATGTGAATGAGCGTGCTGTACAGCTTGCACGGGAAAATGCCAGACTGAATAACATTGATAACGTGGAAGTTAAAGTCAGTGACCGTTTGGAAGCTGTTGCGGGACAATCCTTTGACGTGGTTATTACCAATCCACCGATCCGTGCAGGTAAAGAAACCGTGCATTCGATCTTTGAACAAGCATATGAGCATCTGAATCCGGGCGGTTCGCTCTGGATCGTCATCCAGAAAAAGCAGGGCGCACCATCAGCCTGGGCAAAGCTGGAGCAGTTGTTTGATGAGGTAGAAGAAGTAACCAAGGATAAAGGGTATCGCATCTTCAAAGCGACCAAATAA